The stretch of DNA CATATTGTCAGTGGGGAAATTGGAGAAGACTTCACATTATATTTTGCTCAATCCGAGCAAACTCCATCAGCTGTGTCTGTCGGTGTTTTAGTGAATCCTGATGATACAGTTAAGGCAAGTGGAGGCTTTATTATTCAACTAATGCCGGGTGCGGGATTGTCCAATGAGTTTATCACACAATTGGAGAAAAGGTTAGGAGAGATTCCTCCTGTCTCAACGATGATTGATCAAGGGCTGTCTCCAGAGCAAATGATTGAGGAGATTTTTGACAAACAAGATATTCAGTGGCTAGGACAGATGCCAATCCGATTTCAGTGTCATTGTTCGGAGGAAAGAGTGAGAAATACGTTAATCAGTCTGGGCAGAGACGAAATTCAAGCGATTCTTGAAGATGATCAAAAGGCAGAAGTCCATTGTCATTTCTGTAATACTTATTATCATTTTAATCAGACAGACCTTGAACAGTTATTGGCGGAAATAGACGCTAAATAGTTTAGTGAAATACAAATACGTATTCAAGGTGACTAACAGGTGACGAGGCTAATGTAAAAGCCTGAATTTAAGACTTATTGCAAGTGGAAGAAGGATTAAAGGGAAGGAGGGAAAGGGTATGAGCAAAGTAAGGCCACTTTGGGCAGTCATCTTTATCCTCATTTTGCTCCAAGCGGGCACACTATTCTATTTTTTATCGGACTTTGGAACAACGGTACCAGTAGTTGACCAACAGCTATCTCCAAGTGAC from Bacillus horti encodes:
- the hslO gene encoding Hsp33 family molecular chaperone HslO codes for the protein MTKGTNTQDYIVRALCLEGKVRVYAVRSTELVNEVQRRHQTWATATAAIGRTLSVGAMMGAMLKGKEKLTIQVRGNGPIGKMMVDANAYGEVRGYVDNPQSDVPRKANGKLDVSGVVGQQGDIYVTKDLGLRDPYQGYSHIVSGEIGEDFTLYFAQSEQTPSAVSVGVLVNPDDTVKASGGFIIQLMPGAGLSNEFITQLEKRLGEIPPVSTMIDQGLSPEQMIEEIFDKQDIQWLGQMPIRFQCHCSEERVRNTLISLGRDEIQAILEDDQKAEVHCHFCNTYYHFNQTDLEQLLAEIDAK